The following proteins are encoded in a genomic region of Mycolicibacterium confluentis:
- the glnX gene encoding protein kinase G-activating protein GlnX, translating to MTVELTHPSTEPLASRAPTASHQPRRRWFLWTTPGRILALGAILAMLGVLSAFATSTTIDHRQQALTTVLDHTEPLSFAAGELYTTLSVADAAAATAFIAGAEPRPVRQRYEQAITDAAAALTRAASGLSDENMSQLLGRINANLAVYTGLIETARTNNRAGNPVGSSYLSEASSLMQGTILPDAQRLYEEMSSRVDGETTASTRIPAPVILVITATILFGAFAHRWLGRRTRRRVNIGLVAGGLAILIMVIWVGTALVISTAMSRSAKDTAAESLKTVTNLAITAQQARADETLSLIRRGDADIRKQSYYQRIEDMQRQLADYLEQEDSIDKTDLANANTLLARWRAADERINAYISVGNYQAATQVALGTGEDDSTPAFDKLESALSAGIQESRSQLRSDIASARRVLSGATIGGVVLSLGAAMAVALGLWPRMSEYR from the coding sequence GTGACGGTGGAGCTGACGCACCCGTCGACGGAACCGCTGGCGTCCCGCGCGCCCACCGCCTCCCATCAGCCTCGGCGCCGCTGGTTTCTGTGGACCACACCCGGGCGGATTCTCGCGCTCGGCGCCATCCTGGCGATGCTCGGCGTGCTGAGCGCGTTCGCGACGTCGACCACCATCGACCACCGTCAGCAGGCCCTGACCACGGTGCTCGACCACACCGAGCCACTGTCCTTCGCCGCAGGCGAGCTGTACACGACGCTGTCGGTTGCCGACGCCGCGGCCGCCACTGCGTTCATCGCGGGTGCCGAACCGCGCCCGGTCCGGCAGCGCTACGAGCAGGCGATCACCGACGCGGCCGCGGCACTCACGCGCGCCGCCAGCGGCCTGTCCGACGAGAACATGAGCCAGCTGCTGGGTCGGATCAACGCCAATCTCGCCGTTTACACAGGCCTGATCGAGACGGCCCGGACGAACAACCGCGCGGGCAATCCGGTCGGATCGTCGTACCTGTCGGAGGCGTCGTCGCTGATGCAGGGCACGATCCTGCCCGACGCACAGCGTCTCTACGAGGAGATGTCCTCACGCGTGGACGGCGAGACCACGGCTTCGACCCGGATTCCGGCACCGGTGATCCTGGTGATCACCGCGACGATCCTGTTCGGTGCGTTCGCGCACCGGTGGCTGGGCCGGCGCACCCGGCGACGGGTCAACATCGGGCTGGTCGCCGGCGGGCTGGCGATTCTGATCATGGTGATCTGGGTGGGCACGGCGCTGGTGATCTCCACCGCTATGAGCCGTAGCGCGAAGGACACCGCGGCCGAGTCACTCAAGACCGTCACCAACCTGGCGATCACCGCGCAGCAGGCCCGCGCCGACGAGACCCTGTCGTTGATCCGCCGCGGCGACGCCGATATCCGTAAGCAGTCTTACTACCAGCGCATCGAGGACATGCAGCGTCAACTCGCGGACTACCTCGAACAGGAGGACTCGATCGACAAGACCGACCTGGCCAACGCCAACACCCTGCTGGCCCGGTGGCGCGCCGCCGACGAGCGGATCAACGCCTACATCTCGGTGGGCAACTATCAGGCCGCCACCCAGGTGGCGCTCGGTACGGGAGAGGACGATTCGACGCCGGCCTTCGACAAGCTGGAGTCCGCCCTGAGCGCGGGCATCCAGGAGAGCCGCAGCCAGTTGCGCAGTGACATCGCCAGCGCCCGCCGCGTGCTGTCCGGCGCGACGATCGGCGGGGTGGTGTTGTCTCTGGGCGCCGCAATGGCGGTGGCCCTGGGACTGTGGCCGCGGATGTCGGAGTACCGATGA
- a CDS encoding glutamate ABC transporter substrate-binding protein codes for MNRWRSMCASVAAVVLTGATACGQAPPEAVVPTLTLSPPTPAGLQELPPEIAPPPATNDDCDRTASLRPFTNREDAKDAVTNIRNRGRLIVGLDIGSNLFSFRDPITGEITGFDVDIAGEVARDIFGTPTQVEYRILSSADRINALRNNQVDIVVKTMTITCERREQVNFSTVYLTAYQRILVPRDSAISQASDLSGRRVCAVDGTTSLKRIQQISPAPIIISVVTWADCLVAIQQRQVAAISTDDTILAGLAAQDPFLHIVGPSMAQEPYGIGINLENTPLVRFVNGTLDRIRRDGTWNTLYRKWLSVLGPVPAPPTARYVD; via the coding sequence ATGAACCGCTGGCGCAGCATGTGTGCGTCCGTGGCGGCGGTCGTGCTGACCGGCGCCACTGCCTGCGGGCAGGCGCCGCCGGAGGCGGTGGTCCCGACGTTGACGCTGTCGCCACCCACTCCCGCCGGACTGCAGGAACTCCCCCCGGAGATCGCGCCTCCGCCGGCGACCAACGACGACTGCGATCGCACCGCGAGCCTGCGCCCGTTCACCAACCGGGAGGACGCCAAGGACGCGGTGACCAACATCCGCAACCGTGGGCGCCTGATCGTCGGGCTGGACATCGGCTCCAACCTGTTCTCCTTCCGCGATCCCATCACCGGCGAGATCACCGGGTTTGACGTGGACATCGCCGGCGAGGTGGCGCGCGACATCTTCGGCACCCCGACGCAGGTCGAGTACCGGATCCTGTCGTCGGCCGACCGCATCAACGCACTGCGCAACAACCAGGTGGACATCGTGGTCAAGACCATGACCATCACCTGTGAACGCCGCGAGCAGGTCAACTTCTCGACGGTGTATCTGACCGCCTACCAACGCATTCTGGTGCCCAGGGACTCGGCGATCAGCCAGGCCTCCGATCTGTCCGGGCGCCGGGTGTGCGCGGTCGACGGCACCACATCGCTCAAACGGATTCAGCAGATCTCCCCGGCGCCGATCATCATCTCGGTGGTCACCTGGGCCGACTGCCTGGTGGCCATCCAACAGCGCCAGGTCGCGGCCATCAGCACCGATGACACGATCCTGGCGGGCCTGGCCGCCCAGGACCCCTTCCTGCACATCGTCGGCCCGAGCATGGCGCAGGAACCCTACGGCATCGGCATCAACCTGGAGAACACGCCGCTGGTCCGGTTCGTCAACGGGACACTGGACCGGATTCGGCGCGACGGCACGTGGAACACGTTGTACCGCAAATGGTTGAGCGTCCTCGGCCCGGTACCCGCTCCCCCGACCGCCCGGTATGTGGACTAG
- a CDS encoding serine/threonine-protein kinase PknG: MSEHDEDTTDSTDEGPFTQPAEVEFDSTSTLRPMATQAIFRPNFDDDDDFSTAGTEPQDHPTAITRTIAPTRRLGGGLVEIPRVPEIDPLAALMSNPVVAESKRFCWNCGKPVGRSSADGEALSEGWCPYCGSAYSFLPQLVAGDMVADQYEIKGCVAHGGLGWVYLAVDHNVNERPVVLKGLVHSGDAEAQAIAMAERQFLAEVAHPSIVKIFNFVEHPDSHGEPVGYIVMEYVGGTSLKPSSSERLPVAQAIAYMLEILPALGYLHSIGLCYNDLKPENIMLTEEQLKLIDLGAVSRINSFGYLYGTPGYQAPEIVRTGPTVQTDIYTVGRTLAALTLKLRTKNGRYVDGLPDDDPVLTRYDSFGRLLRRAIDPDPRRRFATTEEMSSQLLGVLREVVANDTGVARPGLSTVFSPSRATFGVDLLVAHTDVYLDGKPHSEKLTAAEIVTALPVPLVDPTDVGATVLSATLLSQPVQTLDSLRAARHGTLDSDGIDLGNSVELPLMEVRALLDLGDVAKATRKLDDLAERVGWRWRLVWFRAVSELLTADYDSATKHFTEVLDMLPGEIAPKLALAATAELARSTDEAKFYKTVWNTDNGVVSAGFGLARAQSAEGEREAAVKTLDQVPPTSRHFTTARLTSAVTLLSGRSISEVTEQQIRDAARRVEVLPESEPRVLQIRALVLGTALDWIADNEASTNHILGFPFTQHGLQLGVEASLRALARQAPTREHRYALVDMANTVRPMSTF, encoded by the coding sequence ATGAGCGAACACGACGAGGACACGACCGACTCGACCGACGAGGGCCCGTTCACCCAGCCTGCGGAGGTCGAGTTCGACTCGACGTCGACGTTGCGCCCCATGGCCACGCAGGCGATCTTCCGGCCAAACTTCGACGATGACGACGACTTCTCGACCGCGGGCACCGAACCGCAGGACCATCCGACAGCGATCACCCGCACGATCGCCCCCACCCGGCGCCTCGGCGGCGGACTCGTCGAGATCCCGCGCGTCCCCGAGATCGACCCACTCGCGGCGCTGATGAGCAACCCGGTGGTCGCCGAGTCCAAGCGGTTCTGCTGGAACTGCGGTAAGCCGGTGGGCCGCTCCAGCGCGGACGGCGAAGCCCTGTCCGAGGGCTGGTGCCCATACTGCGGGAGCGCGTATTCGTTTCTGCCGCAACTGGTTGCGGGAGACATGGTCGCCGACCAGTACGAGATCAAGGGGTGTGTCGCACACGGCGGACTGGGCTGGGTGTACCTGGCTGTGGACCACAACGTCAACGAACGACCCGTGGTGCTCAAGGGTCTGGTGCATTCGGGTGACGCCGAGGCCCAGGCCATCGCGATGGCCGAACGTCAGTTCCTGGCCGAGGTTGCGCACCCGTCGATCGTCAAGATCTTCAACTTCGTCGAGCATCCCGACAGCCACGGCGAGCCGGTCGGCTACATCGTCATGGAATACGTCGGCGGAACCTCGCTGAAGCCGAGCAGCAGCGAACGACTGCCGGTGGCCCAGGCCATCGCCTATATGCTCGAGATCCTGCCCGCGCTGGGCTATCTGCACTCGATCGGCCTGTGCTACAACGACCTCAAGCCCGAGAACATCATGTTGACCGAGGAACAGCTCAAGCTGATCGACCTCGGCGCGGTGTCGCGGATCAACTCGTTCGGATACCTGTACGGCACACCGGGTTACCAGGCTCCCGAGATCGTGCGCACGGGCCCCACCGTCCAGACCGACATCTACACCGTGGGCCGCACCCTGGCCGCACTGACGCTGAAACTGCGCACCAAGAACGGACGCTACGTCGACGGCCTGCCCGACGACGATCCGGTGCTGACCCGATACGACAGCTTCGGCCGCCTGCTGCGCCGCGCGATCGATCCCGACCCTCGCAGGCGGTTCGCCACCACCGAGGAGATGTCCTCGCAACTCCTCGGCGTGCTGCGCGAGGTGGTGGCCAACGACACCGGGGTGGCCCGACCCGGTCTGTCGACGGTGTTCAGTCCGTCGCGCGCGACGTTCGGCGTGGACCTGCTGGTCGCGCACACCGATGTGTACCTCGACGGCAAGCCGCATTCGGAGAAGCTGACGGCGGCCGAAATCGTCACGGCCCTGCCGGTTCCGCTGGTCGACCCCACCGACGTCGGGGCCACGGTGCTCAGCGCGACCCTGCTGTCCCAGCCCGTGCAGACCCTCGATTCGCTGCGCGCGGCACGCCACGGCACGCTGGACTCCGACGGGATCGACCTCGGCAACTCGGTGGAACTCCCTCTCATGGAGGTCCGGGCCCTGCTGGACCTCGGCGATGTCGCCAAGGCCACGCGCAAACTCGACGACCTGGCCGAGCGGGTCGGCTGGCGGTGGCGGCTGGTCTGGTTCCGCGCCGTCTCAGAACTCCTGACGGCCGACTACGACTCGGCGACAAAGCATTTCACCGAAGTCCTGGACATGCTGCCCGGCGAGATCGCCCCCAAGCTGGCGTTGGCCGCGACGGCCGAACTGGCCCGCAGCACCGACGAGGCCAAGTTCTACAAAACCGTGTGGAACACCGACAACGGCGTCGTGTCGGCGGGTTTCGGCCTGGCCCGCGCACAGTCGGCCGAGGGGGAACGCGAGGCCGCGGTCAAGACACTGGATCAGGTTCCGCCGACGTCCCGGCATTTCACGACCGCGCGGCTCACCAGCGCGGTGACGCTGCTGTCGGGACGGTCGATCAGCGAGGTCACCGAACAGCAGATTCGCGATGCCGCGCGCCGCGTCGAGGTGCTGCCCGAATCCGAGCCCCGCGTACTGCAGATCCGCGCGCTCGTGTTGGGCACCGCGTTGGACTGGATCGCCGACAACGAGGCCAGCACCAATCACATCCTGGGTTTCCCGTTCACCCAGCACGGTCTGCAGTTGGGCGTCGAGGCCTCCCTGCGGGCGCTCGCGCGGCAGGCGCCGACCCGCGAGCATCGGTACGCACTGGTGGACATGGCCAATACGGTCCGCCCGATGAGCACGTTCTAA
- a CDS encoding acetate kinase, giving the protein MQRTVLVLNSGSSSVKYSLVQPESGVSVANGIIERIGDDHSLARLEFGGLKVERERSVADHEAALRLTFDLFAEVGGHLGTLGLVAVGHRVVHGGRDLYQPTLIDDAFVAKIDALSALAPLHNPPAVLGIEVARRILPDVPHVAVFDTAFFHDLPEMAATYAIDREVAQRWQIRRYGFHGTSHEYVSQQAAKFLDVPLSQLNQIVLHLGNGASASAIAGGRPVDTSMGMTPMEGLVMGTRSGDIDPGLVFYLARTAKIPVEEIESMLNRRSGVRGLAGVNDFRELHKAIDAGSSDARLAYEVYIHRLRKYIGAYLAVLGDTHAITFTAGVGENDAHVRRDALTGLAPLGVEIDEHLNDSPARSARVISAENSPTKVLVIPTDEELAIARACAAVVDPGDADGE; this is encoded by the coding sequence GTGCAGCGAACAGTTCTGGTGTTGAACTCTGGCTCCTCGTCGGTGAAATACAGCCTCGTGCAACCGGAGTCGGGGGTGTCGGTGGCCAACGGGATCATCGAGCGGATCGGGGACGACCACTCGCTGGCGCGCCTCGAGTTCGGCGGTCTCAAGGTCGAGCGGGAACGGTCGGTGGCCGATCACGAGGCCGCGCTGCGCCTGACGTTCGATCTGTTCGCCGAGGTCGGTGGGCACCTCGGAACCCTCGGACTGGTCGCCGTCGGGCATCGGGTGGTCCACGGCGGACGGGATCTCTACCAGCCGACCCTGATCGACGACGCGTTCGTGGCGAAGATCGACGCACTGTCCGCGCTTGCGCCCCTGCACAATCCGCCCGCGGTCCTGGGCATCGAGGTTGCGCGCAGAATCCTGCCCGACGTCCCGCACGTCGCGGTGTTCGACACCGCGTTCTTCCATGACCTGCCCGAGATGGCGGCGACGTACGCGATCGACCGCGAGGTCGCGCAGCGTTGGCAGATCCGCCGGTACGGCTTCCACGGCACGTCGCACGAGTACGTGAGCCAGCAGGCCGCGAAGTTCCTCGACGTCCCGCTGTCCCAGCTCAACCAGATCGTGCTTCATCTGGGCAACGGGGCCTCGGCCTCGGCGATCGCGGGTGGCCGGCCGGTGGACACCTCGATGGGGATGACGCCCATGGAGGGTCTGGTGATGGGCACCCGCAGCGGCGACATCGACCCGGGCCTGGTCTTCTACCTGGCCCGTACCGCGAAGATTCCGGTCGAAGAGATCGAGTCGATGCTCAACCGGCGCTCCGGAGTGCGGGGATTGGCCGGGGTCAACGATTTTCGCGAACTGCACAAGGCCATCGACGCCGGATCCAGCGACGCGCGACTGGCCTACGAGGTCTACATCCACCGTCTGCGCAAGTACATCGGCGCCTATCTGGCGGTACTGGGTGACACCCACGCGATCACGTTCACCGCGGGCGTCGGTGAGAACGACGCGCACGTGCGGCGTGACGCCCTGACGGGGCTTGCGCCGCTCGGGGTGGAGATCGACGAGCATCTCAACGACAGTCCGGCGCGCAGTGCGCGGGTGATCTCCGCGGAGAACTCGCCGACCAAGGTGCTGGTCATCCCCACCGACGAGGAGTTGGCCATCGCGCGGGCGTGCGCCGCGGTGGTGGATCCAGGGGATGCGGACGGCGAGTGA